A window from Sulfurovum sp. TSL1 encodes these proteins:
- a CDS encoding bifunctional protein-serine/threonine kinase/phosphatase: MDKQVTISIGEYSTKGRKEVNQDFHDICVPQEPQLTNKGIAIALADGISSSEVSQTASKTAVTSFLMDYFSTPESWSVQKSAQRVITATNAWLYAQTRQSQYCYDADKGYVCTFSAMVIRSTTAHIFHVGDARIYRLRNDKMEQLTEDHRMWITQEKSYLGRALGVDSDLKIDYDALPVEVDDIFLFMTDGVYEYVSSALMISIIEAYHRDLNAAAQRIVETAYENESDDNLTIQLVKVETLPDKGANEIQKQLSEKPLPPLLEARMMFDGYKIIRELSASSRSHVYLAVDTETDTSVVLKTPSIDLSEDKAYLERLLLEEWIAIRMNNAHLVKSYLQTRQRNYIYNVTEFIEGQTLTQWMIDNPTPTIETVREIAEQIAKGLLAMHRQEMIHQDLRPDNIMIDSTGTVKIIDFGSTRIKGIVESNAYMEQENILGTAPYTAPEYFLGEVGTTRSDLFSLAVIIYQMLSGKLPYGTQVAKSTTKKSQKKLKYKHLHSDTHEVPLWIDEALKKALEPTPYKRYGELSEFLFDLRHPNKVFLNKSRPPLLERNPVLFWKMVSLVLSVIIVLLLNR, translated from the coding sequence ATGGACAAGCAAGTAACCATATCTATTGGCGAATATTCCACTAAAGGACGCAAAGAGGTCAATCAGGATTTTCATGATATCTGTGTACCTCAAGAACCCCAATTGACCAACAAAGGCATAGCCATTGCTCTGGCTGATGGGATCAGCAGCAGTGAAGTCAGTCAAACCGCAAGCAAAACAGCGGTCACCTCATTTCTCATGGATTATTTCAGCACACCTGAATCCTGGTCTGTGCAAAAGTCTGCCCAACGCGTGATCACTGCGACGAACGCTTGGCTCTATGCGCAGACAAGACAAAGCCAGTATTGCTATGATGCCGATAAAGGCTATGTCTGTACTTTCAGTGCGATGGTGATCAGGTCAACAACAGCCCATATTTTCCATGTGGGGGATGCACGTATCTATCGATTGAGAAATGACAAGATGGAGCAGTTGACCGAAGACCACCGTATGTGGATCACACAGGAAAAAAGTTATCTTGGTCGTGCCCTGGGTGTGGATTCAGACCTAAAGATCGATTACGATGCTTTACCCGTCGAAGTCGATGACATTTTTTTATTTATGACAGATGGTGTGTATGAATATGTCAGTTCTGCTCTTATGATCAGTATCATAGAGGCATACCATAGAGATCTGAATGCTGCTGCACAACGCATTGTAGAAACGGCGTATGAAAATGAGAGTGATGACAATTTGACCATTCAGCTTGTCAAAGTGGAGACACTGCCCGATAAAGGTGCCAATGAGATCCAAAAACAACTGAGCGAAAAACCCCTGCCGCCCCTACTTGAAGCACGTATGATGTTCGATGGGTACAAGATCATCCGTGAGTTGAGTGCCAGCAGCAGAAGTCATGTCTATCTGGCTGTGGATACTGAAACGGATACCTCTGTGGTTCTCAAAACGCCTTCCATCGACCTCAGCGAAGACAAGGCGTATCTCGAACGATTATTGCTTGAAGAGTGGATCGCCATACGTATGAACAATGCGCATCTGGTCAAGTCCTATCTGCAGACGCGTCAACGTAATTATATTTATAATGTGACAGAATTCATTGAGGGCCAGACCCTGACACAGTGGATGATCGATAACCCGACCCCCACTATAGAAACCGTCCGTGAAATAGCGGAACAGATAGCCAAAGGCCTGCTGGCCATGCATCGCCAGGAGATGATACATCAAGATCTGAGACCCGATAATATCATGATCGACAGCACAGGCACGGTGAAGATCATTGATTTTGGTTCGACCAGGATCAAAGGGATCGTGGAAAGCAATGCCTATATGGAACAGGAGAATATACTGGGAACGGCACCATACACTGCACCGGAATATTTTCTTGGAGAAGTCGGTACCACAAGATCAGATCTTTTTTCACTGGCAGTGATCATCTACCAAATGCTCTCAGGCAAACTTCCTTATGGTACACAGGTAGCCAAATCGACAACCAAAAAGTCGCAAAAAAAACTGAAATACAAGCACTTACATTCTGATACCCATGAGGTACCACTGTGGATCGATGAAGCCTTGAAAAAAGCACTGGAACCCACCCCATACAAACGATATGGAGAATTGTCTGAATTTTTATTTGACCTGCGCCATCCCAATAAAGTCTTTTTGAATAAATCCAGACCGCCACTCTTGGAACGTAACCCCGTACTTTTCTGGAAGATGGTCTCTTTAGTGCTATCCGTCATCATTGTGCTATTGTTAAATCGATGA
- a CDS encoding M15 family metallopeptidase codes for MVRIFYTILTVTVATFAGFESQVSQITPQIEQRMVEGDSWRTGCPVPLRDLRYLRITHINFNGEEQMGELIVHKEVSAEVTEIFEALYKAGYPINKMRLVSDYKGSDWQSIESDNTSAFNCRAATGSKKWSKHSYGKAIDINPIENPYISRKGHISHKASEIYRKRVHQKSTYEDRAVLLNSDKAVLLFKKYGWEWGGDWSDVKDYQHFSK; via the coding sequence ATGGTAAGAATATTTTATACAATACTCACTGTCACTGTAGCAACCTTCGCCGGATTTGAATCTCAGGTTTCACAGATCACGCCTCAGATCGAACAAAGAATGGTAGAGGGTGACTCATGGAGAACAGGTTGTCCTGTACCCTTAAGAGACCTGCGTTATTTACGCATCACACATATCAACTTCAATGGCGAAGAGCAGATGGGTGAACTCATCGTGCATAAAGAGGTCTCTGCTGAGGTGACAGAGATATTTGAAGCACTTTACAAAGCAGGGTATCCTATCAACAAAATGCGATTGGTGAGTGACTATAAAGGGAGTGACTGGCAATCCATAGAGTCAGACAATACTTCAGCATTTAATTGCCGGGCTGCAACCGGGAGTAAAAAATGGTCCAAACACTCTTACGGAAAAGCCATCGATATCAACCCGATAGAGAATCCGTATATTTCAAGAAAAGGGCATATCTCCCATAAAGCCTCTGAAATCTATAGGAAAAGGGTGCATCAAAAGTCTACCTACGAAGATAGAGCGGTGTTGTTGAACAGTGATAAAGCCGTTCTGCTATTTAAAAAATATGGCTGGGAGTGGGGCGGCGACTGGTCCGATGTGAAAGACTATCAGCACTTTTCAAAATAA
- the htpX gene encoding zinc metalloprotease HtpX — translation MEQFKTYALMTGLTLLFIWFGGMIGGQTGMIIAFLVAAGMNFYAYYYSDTQVLKHYHAIPVDQHSATGLYTIVERLTHRANLPMPALYIIPEAQPNAFATGRDYDHAAVAVTEGLLDLMTEEEVEAVIAHELSHIKHYDMLIGTVAATIAGAIAMLAQFGLFFGGDRDRPTNPLVMIALMIIMPLAATVIQMTVSRNREFMADAGAARMTGHPEWLQSALAKLDNYARGTMMHDADPQTAHMFIINPFTGKDMSLKQLFSTHPSTEQRIERLEALK, via the coding sequence ATGGAACAATTTAAAACCTATGCCCTAATGACGGGTCTTACTCTGCTATTTATCTGGTTTGGGGGGATGATAGGAGGACAGACCGGGATGATCATCGCATTCCTTGTCGCAGCGGGTATGAACTTTTATGCCTACTATTATAGTGATACACAGGTATTGAAACATTACCATGCCATACCTGTAGACCAACACTCTGCCACAGGACTCTATACCATTGTAGAGAGACTCACGCATCGTGCAAATTTACCGATGCCTGCACTCTACATCATTCCTGAAGCACAACCTAATGCATTTGCCACAGGTAGAGACTATGACCATGCTGCCGTGGCTGTCACTGAAGGGCTTTTAGATCTGATGACAGAAGAAGAAGTGGAAGCCGTGATCGCCCATGAACTCAGTCACATCAAACACTACGATATGCTTATAGGGACCGTTGCAGCGACCATTGCCGGAGCCATAGCGATGCTGGCACAGTTTGGTCTATTCTTTGGCGGGGACCGGGACAGACCTACGAACCCTCTTGTGATGATCGCATTGATGATCATCATGCCGCTTGCTGCCACAGTGATACAGATGACCGTAAGCCGTAACCGTGAATTTATGGCAGATGCAGGCGCAGCCAGAATGACAGGTCACCCAGAGTGGCTGCAGAGTGCTTTGGCTAAACTGGATAACTATGCCAGAGGCACTATGATGCATGATGCAGACCCGCAAACAGCACATATGTTCATCATCAATCCTTTTACAGGGAAAGATATGTCACTCAAACAACTCTTTAGTACACACCCAAGTACGGAACAGAGGATAGAGAGACTTGAAGCGTTAAAGTAA
- the cynS gene encoding cyanase has protein sequence MKKIEMTEAIILARKSAKMSWEALAEKVGLSATFVTSACLGMNSLKKEPAEKLCEVLGLDEEVAVTLQEYPNKTWDFTIPQDPLVYRLYEVVGVYGETIKEIVGEKFGDGIMSAIDFSLDIDKEKNTLGDRVVITMNGKFLPYKSW, from the coding sequence ATGAAAAAAATAGAAATGACGGAAGCGATCATCCTGGCAAGAAAAAGTGCCAAGATGAGTTGGGAAGCATTGGCTGAGAAAGTGGGTCTCTCGGCCACATTCGTTACTTCAGCGTGTTTGGGAATGAACAGCCTCAAAAAAGAACCTGCAGAAAAACTGTGTGAGGTACTCGGTTTAGATGAAGAAGTGGCTGTCACTTTACAGGAATATCCTAACAAAACCTGGGATTTTACGATACCTCAAGATCCTCTTGTCTATCGTCTGTATGAAGTGGTCGGTGTGTATGGTGAAACGATCAAAGAGATCGTGGGTGAAAAGTTCGGAGATGGTATCATGAGTGCCATTGATTTCTCTTTGGATATCGACAAAGAAAAAAATACATTGGGTGACAGGGTTGTGATCACGATGAATGGTAAATTCCTGCCATATAAATCATGGTAG